Proteins from a single region of Desulfolutivibrio sulfoxidireducens:
- a CDS encoding DUF4160 domain-containing protein encodes MPIVSAFFGIIITMYWREHGRPHFHAKYGEHGATFDIETLDILTGNLPRRARLMVLEWAFEHREELMQNWRLCQEYSKPNPITPLE; translated from the coding sequence ATGCCCATCGTGAGCGCCTTTTTCGGGATCATCATCACCATGTACTGGCGGGAGCATGGCCGCCCGCATTTTCACGCCAAGTATGGCGAGCATGGCGCAACTTTTGATATCGAAACACTGGACATTCTGACCGGCAATTTACCCCGTCGAGCCCGGCTCATGGTCCTGGAATGGGCCTTCGAGCACCGGGAGGAATTGATGCAGAACTGGCGGCTATGCCAGGAATATTCCAAACCCAACCCCATCACCCCATTGGAGTAA
- a CDS encoding DUF3987 domain-containing protein produces the protein MDTNTVSAFREELKSGGLVPDEIITDGKLHRCGTVGKERGKDGAYVLHADPPMSGWWQNYRTGESGKWTDRHHYPMSITEKDRLQTSVAVAQNARREESSGLHAKAKETAFRIWEKADPVPLNHPYLARKGVMPLGDIRMAHDGRLIVPLLDDVGAIMSLQFIAACGEKRFLAGGATSGGRFTIPGDDGPLCIAEGYATGASIHEATKHTVLIAFYCGNLMSVATSARQTYPDRQIILCADNDHETERACGRNPGVAHATEAARAVSGLLAIPRFKVPDGATDFNDLARTEGLDAVRNCVMAAAPVLAEVDVQADGPSPVRFENDHSPDIPARLFPGILGEFCMALAEELQVPFELPLCSALGTIAVAVQRKCRVQVKAGYDEPLNIFALCPLPPGERKSATVEACKKPLVEWQTDRSREMQDGIREATSERRTLEKAIDMKRGAIGKAKTAQQRKDLIQEIKAMEKELPDVPRAPRLLADDFTPEALALLMERHEQRIGLLEAEGGLFDTLAGRYSNGVPNLDAVLKSWSGETCQIDRRGAETIILNDPHLTLVISPQPEVVQALAGQPGFRGRGLVGRFLYFMPRSRLGTRSLDSSPMPEPVARKWRQTIQGLLSIPWKRDARGNAVAYDVPLSPEAFNLWRKFAQDVESALLPGGRLEHMTDWGGKYPGQAIRIAGLMHMVTAPEPLTEPLSQQTMEKALAAATILAEHATAAYGLMGSDPQLECAQAILKWIERDRVPSFTARDAMGKVKGRYPTMDKVNAGLAILEERAFIFSASQDARKGPGRRPSAVFTVNPRTWEREPS, from the coding sequence ATGGATACCAATACAGTCTCCGCATTCCGTGAGGAGCTTAAGAGCGGCGGGTTGGTCCCGGATGAGATCATAACCGATGGAAAGCTGCACCGTTGCGGTACGGTGGGCAAGGAACGCGGCAAGGACGGTGCCTATGTGCTCCATGCTGATCCCCCCATGTCCGGTTGGTGGCAGAACTACCGCACGGGAGAATCCGGAAAATGGACTGACCGCCATCACTATCCCATGTCCATTACTGAAAAGGACCGGCTCCAGACCTCGGTCGCCGTTGCCCAAAACGCCAGGCGGGAAGAATCCTCAGGTCTCCATGCCAAAGCCAAGGAAACCGCATTTCGTATTTGGGAGAAGGCTGATCCCGTCCCTCTCAATCATCCCTACCTTGCCCGAAAGGGAGTCATGCCGCTTGGCGATATCCGCATGGCCCATGACGGACGTCTCATCGTCCCGCTTCTGGATGATGTCGGAGCGATCATGTCTCTGCAATTCATCGCGGCATGCGGAGAAAAGCGGTTTCTCGCTGGTGGCGCAACAAGCGGCGGCCGCTTCACGATCCCAGGGGATGACGGCCCCCTGTGCATCGCGGAAGGGTACGCCACGGGGGCGAGCATCCACGAGGCCACGAAACACACGGTCCTTATCGCGTTTTATTGCGGCAACCTCATGTCCGTGGCCACCTCGGCCCGTCAGACGTATCCGGACAGACAGATCATCCTCTGCGCCGACAACGATCACGAGACAGAACGCGCCTGTGGCCGAAATCCAGGCGTTGCGCATGCGACCGAAGCGGCTCGCGCTGTCTCCGGGCTGTTGGCGATTCCACGATTCAAAGTGCCGGACGGCGCGACCGACTTCAATGATCTGGCTCGAACCGAGGGGCTTGATGCCGTGCGTAACTGCGTCATGGCAGCAGCCCCGGTCCTGGCTGAAGTTGACGTTCAGGCGGATGGACCTTCGCCGGTACGGTTTGAAAACGACCACTCGCCGGATATCCCGGCCCGGCTTTTCCCTGGCATCCTGGGAGAGTTCTGCATGGCGTTGGCTGAAGAGCTGCAAGTTCCTTTCGAACTGCCGTTGTGCAGCGCTCTTGGAACGATTGCCGTCGCTGTCCAGCGAAAGTGCCGGGTTCAGGTCAAGGCCGGATATGACGAGCCGCTGAACATATTCGCCCTGTGCCCATTGCCCCCGGGCGAGAGGAAAAGCGCCACGGTAGAGGCCTGCAAAAAACCGCTGGTGGAGTGGCAGACTGATAGAAGCCGTGAGATGCAAGACGGTATTCGCGAAGCGACAAGCGAACGCCGAACCCTGGAAAAGGCCATCGACATGAAGCGGGGCGCCATCGGGAAGGCGAAGACCGCCCAGCAGCGCAAGGATCTTATCCAGGAAATAAAGGCGATGGAGAAGGAGCTTCCGGATGTCCCCAGGGCTCCCCGCCTTCTGGCCGATGATTTCACCCCCGAGGCCTTGGCGCTGCTCATGGAAAGGCACGAGCAACGCATCGGGCTTCTTGAGGCGGAGGGCGGCCTGTTCGACACCCTCGCCGGGAGGTATTCCAATGGCGTGCCCAATCTCGACGCCGTGCTCAAATCCTGGTCCGGCGAAACCTGCCAGATCGACCGCCGTGGAGCGGAGACCATCATCCTGAATGACCCGCACCTGACCCTGGTCATTTCTCCCCAGCCGGAAGTCGTCCAGGCGCTCGCTGGGCAGCCGGGGTTTCGCGGCAGGGGGCTTGTCGGGCGCTTCCTGTATTTCATGCCGCGAAGCCGCCTGGGGACTCGGTCCCTTGATTCCTCCCCCATGCCGGAGCCCGTAGCGCGAAAATGGCGGCAGACGATTCAAGGGCTCCTGTCGATTCCCTGGAAGAGAGATGCGCGTGGAAATGCGGTCGCATATGATGTGCCCCTCTCCCCGGAGGCGTTTAACCTGTGGCGGAAGTTCGCGCAGGATGTGGAATCCGCTCTCCTTCCTGGCGGGAGGCTGGAGCATATGACGGATTGGGGTGGGAAATACCCGGGACAGGCCATTCGCATTGCCGGGCTCATGCATATGGTCACGGCTCCCGAGCCCTTGACCGAACCACTCTCACAGCAGACCATGGAGAAAGCGCTGGCGGCGGCCACGATCCTCGCGGAGCACGCCACGGCCGCCTATGGACTTATGGGCAGCGACCCGCAGTTGGAGTGCGCCCAGGCCATCTTGAAATGGATCGAGCGCGACCGCGTGCCGTCGTTTACCGCCCGCGACGCCATGGGAAAGGTCAAGGGCCGCTACCCGACCATGGATAAGGTGAATGCCGGTTTGGCTATTCTGGAAGAACGGGCCTTCATCTTTTCGGCCAGTCAGGACGCGCGCAAAGGTCCGGGCCGCAGGCCGAGCGCCGTCTTTACGGTCAACCCCAGAACGTGGGAGAGGGAGCCCTCATGA
- the cas10 gene encoding type III-A CRISPR-associated protein Cas10/Csm1: MNTSDREILVLAALLHDIGKFAQRAERPRSDQLEGELCPGGSHGRSTHLHVLYTDHFIENDLPLPQGVEKGRLARLASAHHKPAGDSLAEQILCRADRLSAGMDRIAEEDSAGDYKSSRLLSTFSQVRLRGDERMRSLEKSYYPLSPLDKDPLSPLDKDPFPCALSEARKTGYKELFDGFLDKLKKVPTTFGMRHYITSLDSLLEKYTWCIPSSTYKNEPDISLYDHAATTAAIAQALAAYHADQGGIPGPSTHGTPKFLLLGGDLSGIQSYLFGLEKSHGAGVAKILRARSFFLQALTRSVITDLLDGLDLLPQAKIMDAGGRFVLLLPATPSVRERLPGFEKNVQAWFFNRFGGRLALNLTYDLALSEDDFDQLRFKHRIDELSDRLESRKLRKFDLILSAGRPPVPDEPEDFTLGACAVCQSHPVSAEASRDYEERHERPLALCRECAEQIMHIGRRLPYPDTNFLVFSRRGQGRGGFELFGDIFARFEENADSIAPDALEIVNLRERGQFAHHAVAGHLPLFTEDDVVRWEYEGRSFDADEPVKAREPKTFGHLAEESRIPDKDGGLRGKALLAALKADVDNLGLIFGMGLGDRLSLSRFAGLSRMLNHFFAEYLVSRIKEAFPDIYVVYAGGDDLFLLGPWTDVALFAKDLVERFRLYTAGNPDLTLSAGIFVGKAALPAHAMAREAENLLERSKGFARKDGEGKRKDAFTLFGVTDGWEAYPELLDKGDWLEGLILAGKVPAGLGMRLLGYAEACRAFRSGEKGSRGGLYVSHMAYDFSRNLKEKDLGTKDFDALTELRTSPKKLEKMRLSVSYALYRIRNDQRRGK, from the coding sequence ATGAACACATCCGACCGCGAAATCCTCGTGCTTGCCGCACTGTTGCACGATATCGGGAAATTCGCCCAACGGGCCGAAAGGCCGAGAAGCGACCAGTTAGAGGGGGAATTGTGCCCGGGCGGGAGTCATGGGCGTTCGACCCATCTTCACGTGCTCTACACCGACCATTTCATCGAGAATGATCTCCCCCTGCCCCAAGGGGTCGAGAAGGGGCGGCTGGCCCGTCTGGCGTCGGCGCATCACAAACCGGCGGGCGACAGTTTGGCCGAACAGATTCTTTGTCGGGCGGACCGGTTGTCCGCGGGCATGGACCGCATCGCGGAAGAAGACTCCGCCGGGGACTACAAATCCTCCAGGCTCCTCTCCACGTTTTCCCAGGTTCGTCTCAGGGGAGACGAGAGGATGCGGTCTTTGGAAAAATCGTATTATCCTTTGTCTCCCCTGGACAAAGATCCTTTGTCTCCCCTGGACAAAGATCCTTTCCCATGTGCGCTCTCCGAGGCCAGAAAAACGGGATACAAAGAACTTTTCGACGGATTTCTTGACAAGTTGAAGAAAGTGCCGACCACGTTCGGCATGCGCCATTACATCACCTCCCTGGATTCGCTCCTGGAAAAATATACCTGGTGCATCCCCTCCTCGACATACAAGAACGAGCCCGACATCTCGCTCTACGATCACGCCGCGACCACGGCGGCCATCGCCCAGGCCCTGGCCGCGTATCATGCCGATCAGGGCGGGATTCCCGGCCCGTCAACGCATGGCACGCCAAAGTTTCTGCTGCTTGGCGGGGACCTCTCGGGAATCCAGTCCTATCTCTTCGGGCTGGAGAAATCGCACGGGGCCGGGGTGGCGAAAATCCTGCGGGCCAGGTCGTTCTTCCTCCAGGCCCTGACCAGGTCCGTGATCACCGACCTCCTGGACGGCCTGGACCTTCTGCCCCAGGCCAAGATCATGGATGCCGGCGGCCGGTTCGTCCTGCTTCTGCCCGCCACGCCATCCGTCAGGGAGCGGCTTCCAGGCTTCGAGAAGAACGTCCAGGCCTGGTTCTTCAATCGGTTCGGCGGCCGGCTGGCCCTCAACCTGACCTATGATCTCGCCCTGTCCGAGGATGATTTCGACCAACTCCGCTTCAAGCACAGGATCGACGAGCTCTCGGACCGGCTCGAATCGCGCAAGCTGCGCAAGTTCGATCTGATTCTCTCCGCCGGCCGCCCCCCCGTTCCGGACGAGCCCGAGGACTTCACCTTAGGAGCCTGCGCCGTGTGCCAGTCCCATCCGGTCTCGGCGGAGGCCTCGCGGGACTATGAGGAAAGGCACGAAAGGCCGTTGGCCCTTTGCCGCGAGTGCGCCGAGCAGATCATGCACATCGGCCGCAGGCTGCCCTATCCGGACACGAACTTCCTGGTCTTTTCCCGGCGCGGGCAGGGGCGGGGAGGTTTCGAGCTCTTCGGCGACATCTTTGCCCGGTTTGAGGAAAACGCCGACAGCATCGCCCCGGACGCCCTGGAGATCGTCAACCTCCGGGAACGCGGCCAATTCGCCCACCATGCCGTTGCCGGGCATCTGCCCCTGTTTACGGAGGACGATGTCGTCCGGTGGGAGTACGAAGGCCGCTCGTTCGACGCGGACGAGCCGGTGAAGGCCCGGGAGCCCAAGACCTTCGGGCATCTGGCCGAGGAATCGCGCATCCCCGACAAAGACGGCGGCCTTCGGGGCAAGGCCTTGTTGGCCGCGCTCAAGGCCGATGTGGACAACCTGGGGCTGATCTTCGGGATGGGCCTTGGCGACAGGCTTTCCCTGTCCCGGTTCGCGGGCCTGTCCCGGATGCTCAACCACTTTTTCGCCGAATACCTCGTGTCGCGCATCAAGGAAGCATTTCCGGACATCTATGTGGTCTACGCCGGCGGCGACGACCTGTTTCTGCTTGGCCCGTGGACCGATGTGGCCCTGTTTGCAAAGGACCTTGTGGAGCGGTTTCGCCTGTATACCGCCGGCAATCCCGATCTCACCCTGTCGGCGGGCATTTTCGTGGGCAAGGCCGCGCTTCCGGCCCACGCCATGGCCCGTGAGGCGGAGAATCTGCTTGAGCGTTCCAAGGGCTTTGCCCGGAAAGACGGGGAGGGGAAACGCAAGGACGCCTTCACCCTTTTCGGGGTCACGGACGGCTGGGAGGCCTATCCGGAGCTTTTGGACAAAGGCGATTGGCTGGAAGGGCTCATCCTGGCGGGCAAGGTCCCGGCCGGGCTGGGCATGCGGCTATTGGGCTACGCCGAGGCCTGCCGGGCGTTTCGCAGTGGGGAGAAGGGCTCGCGGGGAGGGCTGTATGTGTCGCACATGGCCTACGATTTCAGCCGGAATCTGAAGGAAAAGGATCTTGGGACCAAGGATTTCGACGCCTTGACGGAGCTTCGGACCTCACCCAAGAAGCTGGAAAAAATGCGCCTGTCGGTATCCTATGCCTTGTACAGGATCAGAAACGACCAGAGGAGGGGGAAATGA
- a CDS encoding helix-turn-helix transcriptional regulator: MLKGLHTREAAQYLGLSPGTLEVWRCKGRGPRYSKLGKRVVYDPADLDAYLADHKVFTIDSMPSSARR; encoded by the coding sequence ATGCTTAAAGGTCTTCACACCCGCGAAGCTGCCCAATACCTGGGCCTTTCACCCGGCACCCTCGAAGTCTGGCGCTGCAAGGGGCGCGGCCCACGCTATTCCAAGCTCGGCAAGCGCGTTGTTTACGATCCCGCCGACCTGGACGCGTATCTCGCCGACCACAAGGTCTTCACCATTGATTCCATGCCGTCCTCGGCCAGGCGATAG
- the csm3 gene encoding type III-A CRISPR-associated RAMP protein Csm3, with the protein MKLTNVIPVSGVIHILSGLHIGAGKDTMEIGGLDQPIIKHPITKEPYIPGSSIKGKMRALLELYYFINNAATREYLSGKHDKRGIGRPCGCGKRDCPACVIFGAASDKKDVNTGPTRLIVRDAVLSAEDKMHFENGDLRMEVKYENSIDRVKGIAQDPRPLERVPAGVRFDFSLSFKVFEGDDPRLIEHVYKGLRLIELDALGGCGSRGCGQVRFENLACDGQPVNLNDYPLK; encoded by the coding sequence ATGAAACTTACAAATGTTATTCCTGTTTCTGGCGTTATACATATTCTTTCTGGCCTGCATATCGGCGCAGGCAAGGACACTATGGAAATAGGTGGTCTGGATCAACCCATCATCAAACATCCAATTACAAAGGAACCATATATCCCCGGGTCGTCAATCAAGGGAAAAATGAGAGCTCTGCTTGAACTGTATTATTTTATAAACAATGCGGCGACACGCGAATATCTATCTGGGAAACACGACAAGAGGGGTATCGGAAGGCCATGCGGTTGCGGGAAACGCGACTGCCCGGCATGCGTCATCTTCGGCGCGGCCAGCGACAAGAAGGACGTGAACACCGGCCCCACCCGCCTCATTGTTCGCGACGCCGTGCTGTCCGCCGAGGACAAGATGCATTTCGAGAACGGCGATCTGCGCATGGAAGTCAAATACGAAAACAGCATCGATCGCGTGAAGGGCATCGCCCAAGACCCCCGCCCTCTGGAGCGCGTCCCGGCCGGGGTCCGCTTCGACTTCAGCCTGTCCTTCAAGGTCTTCGAAGGCGACGACCCTCGGCTCATCGAGCACGTCTACAAGGGCCTGCGGCTCATCGAACTCGACGCTCTGGGCGGCTGCGGCTCCCGGGGCTGCGGCCAGGTGCGCTTCGAAAACCTCGCCTGCGACGGCCAGCCCGTGAACCTGAACGACTATCCTCTGAAGTAG
- a CDS encoding tyrosine-type recombinase/integrase, producing MIAYKVEDKKRWEKVGWRSEGYTPQVAAEVRAERVKAARHGQDVKTAKEIARERDKRDKTVDELAKAYFAAKGDSLKGVVTDRNRYDKHIRPILGGFRASKISPLDMARLRKAMTGRAPATVWNALELVRRIVNFGARAKLCPALSFVIEMPRKDNEVVEYLEPEEAARLKEALDAWPSRDAARMLELAMFTGMRRGEVFKLRDADLDFLSGIITIRSPKGGKTVSIPMNPIARGILLEQLDWKAKSSFESPFVFPGKGGGQRVACGAAGRIKKAAGIPSRFRIFHGLRHHFAVTLANSGEFTLDMIGELLTHKSTAMTRRYGQFLPDAKKQASDKAAELLISHAGLDATSGRGRKVVRIGGGD from the coding sequence GTGATTGCCTATAAGGTCGAGGATAAAAAACGCTGGGAGAAGGTGGGGTGGAGGTCCGAAGGCTATACCCCCCAGGTGGCGGCGGAGGTTCGGGCCGAGCGGGTGAAGGCCGCCCGGCACGGCCAGGACGTGAAGACCGCCAAGGAGATTGCCCGCGAACGCGACAAGCGGGATAAGACCGTTGACGAGTTGGCGAAGGCCTATTTCGCGGCCAAGGGGGATTCCCTGAAAGGCGTGGTGACGGACCGCAACCGCTATGACAAGCATATCCGCCCCATACTGGGCGGCTTTCGGGCAAGTAAGATCTCGCCCTTGGACATGGCCCGGCTGCGCAAGGCCATGACCGGCCGTGCCCCGGCCACGGTCTGGAACGCCTTGGAGCTGGTGCGGCGCATCGTGAATTTCGGGGCCAGGGCCAAGCTGTGTCCGGCCTTGTCCTTCGTCATCGAGATGCCCAGGAAGGATAACGAGGTGGTGGAATACCTGGAGCCCGAGGAGGCCGCCCGCCTCAAGGAGGCGCTTGATGCGTGGCCGTCCCGGGATGCCGCCAGGATGCTGGAGCTGGCCATGTTCACGGGAATGCGGCGGGGCGAGGTCTTCAAGCTGCGGGATGCGGACCTGGATTTTCTGTCCGGGATCATCACCATTCGTTCTCCAAAGGGCGGCAAGACGGTGAGCATCCCCATGAACCCTATTGCCCGGGGCATCCTGTTAGAGCAGCTTGATTGGAAGGCAAAAAGTTCTTTTGAAAGTCCATTTGTGTTTCCGGGGAAGGGCGGCGGACAACGGGTGGCCTGCGGGGCCGCCGGGCGCATCAAGAAGGCCGCCGGAATTCCTTCCCGCTTCAGGATTTTCCACGGTCTGCGTCACCATTTCGCCGTGACTCTGGCCAACTCCGGAGAATTCACCCTGGACATGATCGGCGAACTTCTTACACACAAATCAACGGCCATGACCCGGCGCTACGGGCAATTCCTCCCGGACGCCAAAAAGCAAGCCAGCGATAAGGCGGCGGAATTGCTGATCAGCCATGCGGGACTTGATGCAACGTCCGGCAGGGGGAGGAAGGTGGTCCGGATCGGGGGAGGAGATTAG
- a CDS encoding DUF2442 domain-containing protein — protein sequence MIPWEVKTAKPLPGYRLEVTFADGLRGVVDLSDVPHKGVFAPWSDPAYFAQVCVDAETGTACWPNGADVAPDAMHEEVKQRQVSAV from the coding sequence ATGATTCCCTGGGAAGTGAAGACCGCCAAGCCGTTGCCGGGCTACCGCCTGGAGGTGACGTTTGCGGATGGGCTACGCGGTGTTGTCGACCTTTCGGATGTGCCGCACAAGGGAGTGTTCGCCCCGTGGTCGGACCCCGCCTATTTCGCGCAGGTGTGCGTCGATGCCGAGACAGGCACGGCCTGCTGGCCCAACGGTGCGGACGTGGCCCCCGACGCCATGCACGAAGAGGTGAAACAGCGGCAGGTCTCCGCCGTGTAG
- the csm6 gene encoding CRISPR-associated ring nuclease Csm6, whose translation MKRVLLAVCGLTPQVVTETLYALMRQGRMVQAVHVLTTRPGREACLAHLLAPETGHFHRFVSEYGLDPGNIDFSTRSVTAVADDLGREIEDISLEEENECFLRACMEKAFLLTREEDATVYFSIAGGRKTMGACLALAAQMYARPDDRIFHVLVSPEFESCRDFYFPPAKSIPVTLRDKAGHPYTKETRYATITLVPMPFFPLRSRITDALLKKPESPATLMLSAVRTPHPELTIDLKGRTIGWKGFQLDLPPAHLALYAFFGLLKKQAYCPEKNCHGCDACTISYGELASNQSELTRMYQRITAGGPETILSDSGITSLSKENFKSYRAKINASIEKRFGTQDHRRLLIESFGRRPGVRYGLHMAKARITIIQ comes from the coding sequence GTGAAACGAGTCCTTCTTGCCGTGTGCGGATTGACGCCCCAGGTCGTCACGGAAACCCTCTACGCCCTCATGCGGCAGGGCAGGATGGTTCAGGCCGTTCACGTCCTCACGACGCGCCCCGGTCGCGAGGCCTGTCTCGCGCATCTGCTCGCACCAGAAACCGGTCATTTCCATCGCTTCGTGTCGGAGTACGGCCTTGATCCGGGAAACATCGATTTCAGTACCCGTAGCGTGACGGCCGTGGCCGACGATCTCGGCCGGGAAATCGAGGACATCTCCCTCGAAGAGGAGAATGAATGTTTTCTTCGCGCCTGCATGGAGAAGGCGTTCCTTCTGACGCGGGAGGAGGATGCGACCGTGTATTTTTCCATAGCCGGGGGGCGGAAAACCATGGGGGCCTGCCTCGCCCTGGCCGCTCAAATGTACGCCCGTCCGGACGACCGCATTTTTCACGTCCTGGTGTCTCCGGAGTTCGAGAGTTGCCGGGACTTTTATTTTCCTCCAGCCAAATCCATTCCTGTCACGCTTCGTGACAAGGCCGGCCATCCCTACACCAAGGAGACGCGCTACGCCACCATCACCCTTGTCCCCATGCCTTTTTTCCCGCTTCGGAGCAGAATCACCGACGCCTTGCTCAAAAAGCCGGAATCTCCCGCCACATTGATGCTGTCGGCGGTTCGGACCCCACATCCGGAACTGACCATCGATCTCAAGGGCCGCACCATCGGCTGGAAGGGATTCCAACTGGACCTTCCTCCGGCACACCTGGCCCTGTACGCCTTTTTTGGCCTGCTTAAAAAACAGGCCTACTGCCCGGAAAAAAACTGCCACGGTTGCGACGCCTGCACGATCTCCTATGGAGAACTGGCATCCAACCAGTCCGAACTCACGCGGATGTATCAGAGAATCACCGCCGGCGGACCGGAAACCATCCTGAGTGATTCCGGCATCACCTCTCTGAGCAAAGAGAATTTCAAATCCTACCGGGCCAAGATCAACGCCAGCATCGAGAAACGATTCGGCACCCAGGACCATCGACGATTGCTCATCGAATCGTTTGGGCGGCGTCCCGGCGTCAGGTATGGCCTGCACATGGCCAAGGCCCGGATCACCATCATCCAGTAG
- the cas6 gene encoding CRISPR system precrRNA processing endoribonuclease RAMP protein Cas6, giving the protein MLFGKYRLRIQFHEDARIPPYKGSTLRGGFGAALKTVMCGSVKRSCQECRIFERCLYAQTFETRPGASLSPHSPAPPHPYVIEPPLDEKNLFAPGDALEFGLLLFGKSNDYLAFFLHATSLMGKRGIGRGREGPATFSLTAAYDAGGSMIFDPEGGRLLGDPQPQELILDTTRQDGCLPLRLSFVTPFRMKYMNQLHDEVPFHVLVRATLRRISSLFNHHGEGEPDIDYKGLVHRAMDVPILASSLRWLDWTRYSNRQQSKMLLGGIVGSITYADVPGEYIPLLSLARQVHLGKQTSFGLGRIDFTWQGGSS; this is encoded by the coding sequence ATGCTATTCGGAAAATATCGGCTCAGAATCCAATTTCACGAAGATGCCCGGATTCCTCCGTATAAAGGCTCCACGCTCAGGGGGGGATTTGGCGCGGCCCTGAAGACGGTGATGTGCGGTTCAGTCAAGCGTTCGTGCCAAGAATGCCGCATATTTGAACGCTGCCTCTATGCCCAGACATTCGAGACCCGCCCCGGGGCCTCACTCTCTCCGCACTCTCCGGCGCCGCCGCATCCGTATGTCATCGAGCCGCCGCTTGATGAAAAAAACCTCTTTGCACCTGGCGACGCGTTGGAATTTGGACTCCTCCTGTTTGGGAAATCCAATGATTATCTGGCGTTCTTTCTGCACGCGACCTCACTTATGGGAAAACGCGGCATCGGGAGGGGGCGGGAAGGACCAGCCACATTCAGCCTGACCGCCGCCTATGATGCGGGCGGGAGCATGATCTTTGACCCCGAGGGGGGCCGTCTGCTCGGTGATCCTCAACCACAGGAACTGATCCTGGACACAACCCGTCAGGACGGCTGCCTTCCTCTGCGCCTGTCTTTCGTGACCCCCTTTCGGATGAAGTACATGAACCAGCTTCATGATGAGGTGCCGTTCCATGTGCTGGTGAGGGCGACGCTCCGGCGGATTTCAAGCCTGTTCAACCACCACGGCGAAGGCGAACCTGACATCGATTACAAAGGACTGGTGCATAGGGCCATGGACGTGCCCATACTGGCCAGCAGTCTCCGCTGGCTGGACTGGACCCGCTATTCCAATCGGCAACAGTCAAAGATGCTTCTTGGCGGCATTGTCGGTTCCATCACTTATGCCGATGTCCCGGGTGAATACATCCCCCTGTTGTCGCTGGCCAGGCAGGTCCACCTCGGAAAACAGACCAGCTTCGGCCTGGGCCGTATCGACTTTACCTGGCAGGGAGGCTCATCGTGA
- the csm2 gene encoding type III-A CRISPR-associated protein Csm2: MSRYYDDKGNIRKELLSDEAIALAESFVNPQRGEKELNSSQLRRFYGEFKSIEKKLEFKSRSDKEENAFLSILPLIKMVRSKVAYACPAPPGKPKIPGSFAKWLSDNVIAIESVKDFKTFLLYFEAVVGFCYGVGMKDS, encoded by the coding sequence ATGAGCAGGTATTATGACGACAAGGGGAACATCCGAAAGGAACTCTTGAGTGACGAGGCGATTGCTCTTGCCGAGAGTTTTGTAAATCCACAAAGAGGCGAAAAGGAACTCAACTCTTCACAATTACGTCGTTTTTATGGAGAGTTCAAAAGCATTGAAAAAAAACTCGAGTTCAAATCCCGCAGCGACAAGGAAGAAAATGCTTTTTTGAGTATCCTTCCGCTGATAAAAATGGTCAGGTCAAAAGTCGCTTACGCGTGCCCAGCACCTCCAGGAAAACCAAAGATTCCCGGATCATTTGCCAAATGGCTTTCTGACAATGTCATAGCAATTGAATCCGTGAAAGATTTTAAAACATTTTTGCTTTATTTTGAAGCAGTCGTTGGATTCTGCTACGGAGTTGGGATGAAAGACTCTTAA